The Methanobrevibacter sp. genome includes a region encoding these proteins:
- a CDS encoding ribosome assembly factor SBDS codes for MVNIDDAIIARLESFGEKFEILVDPDLAADFRNPDNEKEIDIEDILAVEEIFKDSKKGDKASDESMNKVFETTDVLEVASQILKKGNIQLTAEQRRQMQEDKRRQVIAKIAREGINPQNGLPHPAQRIENAMNEAKVKVDAFKSVDEQVQITLKAIKVLIPIKFEKVKMAVRLPSTAAGNAYSAIRPFGQIINEEWQQDGSWIGIVEMPGGLQDNFNHKMASISGGEAETKLIK; via the coding sequence ATGGTAAATATAGATGATGCTATTATTGCAAGATTAGAATCTTTTGGAGAAAAATTTGAAATTTTAGTTGATCCTGATTTAGCTGCAGACTTTAGAAATCCAGACAATGAAAAGGAAATTGATATTGAAGACATTCTAGCTGTTGAAGAGATATTCAAGGATTCCAAAAAGGGAGATAAGGCTTCTGACGAATCCATGAATAAGGTATTTGAAACTACAGATGTCTTGGAAGTGGCTAGCCAAATTCTTAAAAAAGGAAATATTCAATTGACTGCTGAGCAAAGAAGGCAAATGCAAGAGGACAAGAGAAGACAGGTCATTGCAAAAATTGCCAGAGAAGGCATTAATCCTCAAAACGGCCTTCCACATCCTGCTCAAAGAATTGAAAATGCCATGAATGAGGCTAAAGTCAAGGTTGATGCGTTCAAATCAGTTGATGAACAGGTTCAAATAACTTTAAAAGCAATTAAAGTTTTAATCCCAATTAAATTTGAAAAAGTTAAAATGGCTGTTAGATTGCCAAGCACAGCAGCAGGAAATGCTTATTCTGCAATTCGCCCATTCGGACAGATTATAAATGAAGAATGGCAGCAAGACGGATCTTGGATTGGAATTGTGGAAATGCCGGGTGGTCTTCAAGATAATTTTAATCATAAAATGGCTTCTATCTCAGGAGGAGAAGCTGAAACTAAATTAATAAAATAA
- the psmA gene encoding archaeal proteasome endopeptidase complex subunit alpha, with translation MQPLQQQNAGYDRAITVFSPDGRLFQVEYAREAVKRGTTSLGLKSKEGVVLIVDKRTVSRLVEAKSIEKIFQIDNHIGAATSGLVADARALIERARIESQINRITYNEPILVGGLAKKICDMKQMYTQNGGVRPFGSALIIGGVNGEEVKLFETDPSGALIEYKATAIGSGVQAAMDVFEERYEDDISLEDAISLGLDALYEATEGRTTAQSVEIAVIEVDTQSYRKLSDDEVSEYVEALLERNAEEEEEEPEEEEEKVEEEPEEETDESEASEESSEEEADENGTEESDGEESSEE, from the coding sequence ATGCAACCTTTACAACAACAAAACGCTGGCTATGACAGAGCAATTACTGTATTTAGCCCAGATGGAAGACTTTTCCAAGTAGAATATGCAAGAGAAGCTGTAAAAAGAGGAACCACTTCCTTAGGTCTTAAATCCAAGGAAGGTGTAGTTCTCATTGTAGACAAAAGAACCGTCAGCAGATTGGTTGAAGCAAAATCCATTGAAAAGATATTCCAAATCGACAATCACATCGGTGCTGCTACCTCCGGTCTTGTCGCTGATGCAAGGGCATTGATAGAAAGAGCACGTATCGAATCTCAAATTAACAGAATAACCTATAATGAACCTATTCTTGTTGGAGGTTTAGCTAAAAAGATCTGTGACATGAAACAAATGTACACTCAAAATGGTGGTGTAAGGCCTTTCGGTTCAGCGCTCATCATTGGTGGAGTGAATGGTGAAGAAGTCAAATTGTTCGAAACAGACCCAAGTGGAGCTTTGATTGAATACAAGGCAACTGCTATTGGATCTGGTGTACAGGCAGCTATGGATGTCTTTGAAGAAAGATATGAAGATGATATAAGCTTGGAAGATGCAATCAGCTTAGGCTTGGATGCACTTTACGAAGCTACCGAAGGCAGAACCACTGCACAAAGCGTTGAAATAGCTGTCATTGAGGTGGACACTCAAAGCTACAGAAAATTGTCTGATGATGAAGTGTCCGAGTATGTCGAAGCTCTTCTTGAGAGAAACGCTGAAGAAGAGGAAGAGGAACCTGAAGAGGAAGAGGAAAAAGTCGAAGAGGAACCTGAAGAGGAAACCGACGAATCCGAAGCTTCTGAAGAGTCTTCTGAAGAAGAAGCAGATGAAAATGGTACTGAAGAGAGTGATGGTGAAGAAAGTTCTGAAGAATGA
- a CDS encoding Rpp14/Pop5 family protein, giving the protein MKLKVLPPTLRKNHHYLILDIKSEVELSLEEMLPICWDACIRYWGENHSSNFDLWIMRHYLIEESTQNDEPIFNYKTVLRCGRSYENDVRVALSTLTRQNKKRIAINTIGVSGTIKSGISKFIEEK; this is encoded by the coding sequence ATGAAACTGAAGGTACTTCCTCCAACACTTAGAAAGAATCATCATTACCTTATTCTTGACATCAAGTCAGAAGTGGAATTGTCCCTGGAGGAGATGCTTCCTATATGCTGGGATGCATGCATCAGATATTGGGGAGAGAACCATTCAAGCAACTTTGACTTATGGATCATGAGACACTATCTTATTGAAGAAAGCACTCAAAATGATGAACCTATCTTCAATTACAAGACCGTATTGAGATGTGGAAGATCTTATGAAAATGATGTCCGTGTTGCACTTTCCACTTTAACAAGACAGAATAAGAAAAGAATAGCCATCAATACGATTGGAGTTTCAGGAACAATCAAATCAGGAATTTCAAAGTTCATTGAAGAGAAATAA
- the rnp3 gene encoding ribonuclease P protein component 3, producing MKFYDLNLRGQDFENDLALVNEANKFGWDYLNLNYSPDNFDNAIQYKDELSDELSKMDFNQTYRNKKTNFEHAEISMGINILNANSNEIRKIINKYRNKSNYISCLGGDLKINRSVCENHRIDVLSRPYYKRRDSGMNHVLAKEAVKNNVAIELCFRDILNNHRRYRANVIASFKEILMFHRKFNFPLILTTDSKSIYDIRSTRDIVAFFRSIGFTDEEIYNGFYYYPKQIIDFNKERKDMIIKGVKVISSDDFTDTYDNLESDLEEFKPLDEEFVDVIDNEFDDEFIDEAEYENAEFDIEEDEL from the coding sequence ATGAAATTTTATGACTTGAATCTAAGAGGACAGGATTTTGAAAATGATTTGGCTTTAGTTAACGAAGCCAATAAATTCGGTTGGGATTATCTTAATTTAAACTATTCTCCTGATAATTTTGACAATGCTATTCAGTATAAAGACGAATTATCTGATGAATTATCAAAGATGGACTTCAATCAAACCTATAGAAACAAAAAGACTAATTTTGAACATGCAGAAATTTCTATGGGAATCAATATATTGAATGCCAATTCCAATGAAATCAGAAAGATAATCAATAAATATCGCAATAAATCTAATTACATCAGCTGTTTAGGTGGAGACTTAAAAATCAATCGCAGTGTCTGTGAAAACCATAGAATCGATGTCTTATCAAGACCTTATTATAAGAGAAGAGATTCCGGTATGAATCATGTATTGGCAAAGGAAGCCGTTAAAAACAATGTGGCTATTGAATTGTGCTTTAGAGACATCTTGAACAATCATCGCAGATACAGAGCCAATGTCATAGCCAGTTTCAAGGAAATATTGATGTTCCATCGCAAGTTCAATTTCCCATTGATCCTTACAACCGATTCCAAATCAATTTATGATATTCGCTCTACAAGGGACATTGTGGCATTCTTCAGATCAATTGGATTCACTGATGAAGAGATTTACAATGGATTTTATTACTATCCTAAACAAATCATTGATTTCAATAAGGAAAGGAAGGACATGATAATCAAAGGCGTAAAGGTCATAAGCAGTGATGATTTTACAGATACTTATGATAATCTGGAAAGCGATTTGGAAGAATTCAAGCCTTTAGATGAGGAATTTGTTGATGTAATTGATAATGAGTTTGATGATGAATTTATAGATGAAGCTGAGTATGAAAATGCTGAATTTGATATAGAGGAGGATGAATTATGA